One window of the Zea mays cultivar B73 chromosome 3, Zm-B73-REFERENCE-NAM-5.0, whole genome shotgun sequence genome contains the following:
- the LOC100502303 gene encoding uncharacterized protein isoform X15 translates to MDLAGMKRRELQALCKRHGLPAGGTNADLVGRLDAVLSGPAVVEEEVAGVPARKGCLKQTGGGATEAKKVTFGAEVGKARRLRSRVIWSPVVAKTRGKSARAGTDSAAEDGISADVGADVPVRRSRRNSFNPAEAEEAGEAVAVDRKPKRKNQENDEGVAVIAQARVTRRSNLEWSATVLPPAVEKKRGRQNAAESDVQKSALVEVTARTTRSRSIVPVVVPPTVVENKRRKTGDPQTTVELTMLSDVPRSDFPATRSLRNKIVHVNNSVVDETHTTRQLENKMRPSTRRHQQVASSPEDKGQKIPATSKSPLLRWSRRNYSEANSANSVNIKLAKDSSTAQPLAHHNSHSEDLEKQPAVKEPIKRSTRKSIALAALEKEKDVIEGKNPEAHVRRSTRKSVVQVKDTKSIVEETQYANSEDVAKQPATKGPARGLRRKSVITELHEKEKSLIAEKNMETDEAILTRKPVIPVKNIKAVGEGIQIGKGKDVDKQFVVKQPTRRSSRKSVLPDMLENNSGLLAPKMNAEMNVRRSTRKSVLPDMHNEKQDHHKMARNENLQSGKYQDGEKQQKVKDSIRQSRRSIATVLLEGQNNDEGKKFKNPTRRTTHKSHALNAVEEVSMDHIEVGEEGLKLRKRSRFLLEISSSANVSWKHQNAQISNEKDNTEGSQQASNCTTSKRRSSKKRRTTAPEEVMPFKVANDDIVIMEETKDTLEYNNESSSKVQEICQVNAAREEFSSGPLLVTVAPSDEICTVQSVAVVIPGSESGDDANQSSDKSKQPQEHSVTQTVDDHLSETRSGKLDQSTCITGLVSDNCVVSEDKTLMSEDREEQSPVSGEQRVSLEANANEPEEKNLANVTSTDLHTKSLQHDIDRIAKETDKEVLAQENCNDQPVPAQTDQEIKLNDELADPDVLAQENCNDQPVPAQTDLEIKLHDELADPDHEEQSPVSGERRVSLEANANEPEEKNLANVISIDLHTKSLQHDNGRIAEETDKEHEEKYAVSPIAVEKSFRQEASAIESAGKPLTVIFSNDLHTKHLQHDCDVLIKETGEEVLAQENCNDQPVPAQTDLEIKLNDELADPDVLAQENCNDQPVPANEPEEKNLANVISTDLHTKTLQHDNDRIAEETDKDHEEQSNVFGERRVSLEANANEPEEKNLANVISTDLHTKTLQHDNDRIAEETDKDHEEQSNVSGERRVSLEANANEPEEKNLANVISTDLHTKTLQHDNDRIAEETDKDVSSLVFPIEEHEEKYAVSPIAVEKSVSREASACESAGKPLTVIFSNDLHTKHLQHDCDVLIKETGEDVLAQENCNDQPVPAQTDLEMKLNDELADPEVLAQENCNDQPVLAQTDLETKLNDELADLAMESGCSITERNEGLVAHNLDQEGFLEATPECKQECGLPEETVISSKETGSLLCADQSPIGLESLFSQESIVESVGHCALASATTHTENGFDDSKDCHNKSALENVHVPEPCSHNDTKGGIFKNVDCMHTSQRDDRMEGVPEANTDEEHVLSAFLLDANHLNVVINSEEVVCEGEDSKELLHSEDCKASSEKTDVNDGNVYGISDAVVRCALHAPADDNYEIFLGPNTDVPRQVYNDGCSDVKEDRFASKPWTIDIIEDASVKERSNLKDWQLDSKLEGTEIVESGLYFNKDIGNILHSGSIGEITPSGSGLSKDSSVDYRGEVLDGFSMEASLERSSTRGEQNGCRLDAIENPSITLATSGYKHEGALSEEAVYTKKNYAGTCLSNPRELIMELQSHFSKENINESDPHDSLVFPTAENSADEQLVKVHHGSNLSQLGLTDLLDGPIGCSNTDVLCQCDNHKNQSNEDKVEEVEAVSAAKYIESEVVLLPSQERSNLNNEQLNTKLESPNIMGSCLNCDNDVCNTSDNGSVFVIGKRTPSASGLPEDYPKDSDLQQPVLDSFSVVSSFQDNISGKKTVSGVAGSEILSLSLATPDYKHEDGFSEEAVCRTKNYTGTSSVDPRHLDMEGHSIYSEGGTEKSNLQDNLAFLSAESGKDEPIICHVEKLVDAHASSDTYQGPCQDLGRHEEQESCMSIPMQAKESGGVLRSSHTKGSVTAAQIDLAGDAHLIVSDNAAAKQVFSEEKEETKSISSSDIDILHEKSYSSGHDDHAACAAETQFYHPQKASISDGLHLGPSSLQVESLDALDSDILYVNTGVLEQHHKEGYYEPSVYQITSGICTMSEAEPFEVLETGKDVKTPSKLDEQLNPGLDGDEAEKHSLDCGTDTSPVMSKRTLSSPGSGPCQQYVNESTTSTQSTDNHPNDLPAPRSPEQSACFQNDNDSGSVGICQSSRRRGIDELCGKLQSFKVSSAVKGSYVAMGAPRPKPGDSTSRSAAALLRNIENTTAVKAGRPPVKPNADGKDSSRRALQPISGRPDSR, encoded by the exons TCATATGGTCGCCGGTCGTTGCCAAGACAAGGGGGAAGTCTGCTCGAGCCGGTACTGATTCTGCTGCTGAAGACGGTATTTCTGCAGATGTGGGCGCTGATGTCCCAGTGAGGCGGTCCAGGAGGAATTCGTTCAATCCTGCCGAGGCTGAGGAAGCAGGAGAGGCTGTTGCTGTTGACAGGAAGCCCAAGCGCAAGAATCAGGAGAATGACGAGGGCGTTGCTGTTATCGCTCAGGCTAGAGTTACGAGAAGGTCAAATTTGGAGTGGTCTGCTACTGTATTGCCTCCTGCTGTTGAGAAGAAGAGAGGGAGGCAGAATGCAGCTGAGTCTGATGTGCAGAAGTCCGCTCTGGTGGAAGTAACAGCTAGGACTACAAGGTCTCGCTCAATCGTACCTGTTGTGGTGCCACCCACTGTGGTTGAGAACAAGAGGAGGAAGACTGGAGATCCACAAACAACTGTAGAGTTGACTATGCTTTCAGATGTGCCCAGAAGTGATTTTCCTGCCACCAGGTCTTTAAGGAACAAAATTGTCCACGTTAACAACAGCGTCGTGGACGAAACTCACACTACCAGGCAGTTGGAAAACAAGATGCGTCCGTCTACTCGTAGGCATCAACAGGTTGCATCTTCTCCGGAGGATAAAGGTCAAAAAATTCCTGCTACCAGTAAGTCCCCTCTACTGAGGTGGTCACGGAGAAACTATTCTGAGGCCAATAGTGCAAATTCAGTAAACATCAAATTGGCCAAAGACTCGAGCACAGCTCAGCCATTGGCACACCATAATTCTCATTCTGAAGATTTGGAGAAACAACCAGCAGTTAAAGAACCAATTAAACGGTCAACACGTAAATCTATTGCTTTGGCTGCACTTGAGAAAGAGAAGGATGTAATTGAAGGAAAGAACCCTGAAGCACATGTTAGGCGATCAACGAGGAAATCAGTTGTGCAGGTTAAAGATACCAAAAGTATTGTTGAAGAGACTCAATATGCTAACAGTGAAGATGTGGCGAAGCAACCAGCAACTAAAGGACCTGCTAGGGGGCTGAGACGTAAATCTGTTATCACAGAATTGCATGAGAAAGAGAAGAGTCTCATTGCCGAAAAGAACATGGAAACAGATGAAGCGATATTAACGCGGAAGCCTGTAATCCCAGTTAaaaatattaaagctgttggtgaAGGAATTCAAATTGGTAAGGGCAAAGATGTGGATAAACAATTTGTTGTGAAGCAACCTACTAGGCGATCATCGCGCAAATCTGTGCTGCCTGATATGCTTGAGAATAATAGTGGACTTCTAGCACCCAAAATGAATGCTGAGATGAATGTTAGGAGATCAACACGGAAGTCTGTTCTTCCTGACATGCATAATGAGAAGCAAGATCACCATAAAATGGCTAGAAATGAGAACTTGCAAAGTGGTAAATATCAAGATGGTGAGAAGCAACAGAAAGTAAAAGATTCTATTAGGCAATCAAGGAGATCTATCGCTACAGTGCTACTTGAGGGACAAAATAATGATGAAGGAAAAAAGTTCAAAAATCCTACGAGGAGGACAACACACAAATCTCATGCCCTTAATGCAGTTGAAGAGGTCAGCATGGATCACATTGAAGTTGGTGAAGAAGGCTTGAAATTGAGGAAGCGCAGTAGGTTTTTGCTGGAAATATCATCTTCAGCTAATGTTTCCTGGAAGCATCAGAATGCACAGATCTCTAATGAAAAAGATAACACAGAAGGATCGCAGCAGGCATCAAATTGCACAACTTCAAAGAGAAGGTCTTCAAAGAAGAGACGAACAACTGCTCCAGAAGAAGTGATGCCTTTCAAGGTGGCAAATGATGACATAGTTATCATGGAAGAAACAAAGGACACACTTGAATATAATAATGAGTCTAGTAGTAAAGTTCAAGAAATTTGTCAGGTTAATGCTGCAAGAGAAGAGTTCTCTTCAGGTCCATTGCTTGTAACAGTAGCTCCTAGTGACGAAATTTGCACAGTGCAGAGTGTAGCTGTGGTGATACCTGGGTCAGAATCTGGTGACGATGCAAATCAAAGTTCTGATAAGAGTAAGCAACCTCAGGAACATTCTGTCACTCAAACTGTTGATGACCATTTATCTGAAACAAGAAGTGGGAAATTAGATCAATCAACATGCATCACAGGATTAGTCTCTGACAATTGTGTTGTCTCAGAGGACAAAACATTGATGAGTGAAG ACCGTGAAGAGCAAAGCCCTGTGTCCGGAGAACAGAGAGTTAGCTTGGAAGCAAATGCCAATGAGCCTGAGGAAAAGAACCTAGCTAACGTCACATCAACTGATCTCCACACCAAAAGTCTGCAGCATGATATTGACAGAATAGCTAAAGAGACTGATAAAG AAGTTTTAGCTCAGGAGAATTGTAATGACCAGCCTGTTCCTGCCCAGACTGACCAAGAAATTAAGTTAAACGATGAACTTGCTGATCCGG ATGTTTTAGCTCAGGAGAATTGTAATGACCAGCCCGTTCCTGCCCAGACTGACCTAGAAATTAAGTTACACGATGAACTTGCTGATCCGG ACCATGAAGAGCAAAGCCCTGTATCCGGAGAACGGAGAGTTAGCTTGGAAGCAAATGCCAACGAGCCTGAGGAAAAGAACCTAGCTAACGTCATATCAATTGATCTCCACACCAAAAGTCTGCAGCATGATAATGGCAGAATAGCTGAAGAGACTGATAAAG AGCATGAAGAAAAATATGCAGTTAGCCCTATAGCCGTTGAAAAGAGCTTCCGTCAGGAAGCAAGTGCAATTGAATCTGCAGGAAAACCCCTAACTGTCATCTTTTCTAACGATCTCCACACCAAACATCTGCAACATGATTGTGATGTGCTAATTAAGGAGACTGGTGAAG AAGTTTTAGCTCAGGAGAATTGTAATGACCAGCCTGTTCCTGCCCAGACCGACCTAGAAATTAAGTTAAATGATGAACTTGCTGATCCGG ATGTTTTAGCTCAGGAGAATTGTAATGACCAGCCTGTTCCTGCCAACGAGCCTGAGGAAAAGAACCTAGCTAACGTCATATCAACTGATCTCCACACCAAAACTCTGCAGCATGATAATGACAGAATAGCTGAAGAGACTGATAAAG ACCATGAAGAGCAAAGCAATGTGTTCGGAGAACGGAGAGTTAGCTTGGAAGCAAATGCCAACGAGCCTGAGGAAAAGAACCTAGCTAACGTCATATCAACTGATCTCCACACCAAAACTCTGCAGCATGATAATGACAGAATAGCTGAAGAGACTGATAAAG ACCATGAAGAGCAAAGCAATGTGTCCGGAGAACGGAGAGTTAGCTTGGAAGCAAATGCCAACGAGCCTGAGGAAAAGAACCTAGCTAACGTCATATCAACTGATCTCCACACCAAAACTCTGCAGCATGATAATGACAGAATAGCTGAAGAGACTGATAAAG ATGTTTCGTCTTTGGTTTTCCCTATTGAAGAGCATGAAGAAAAATATGCAGTGAGCCCTATAGCTGTTGAAAAGAGCGTCAGTCGGGAAGCCAGTGCATGTGAATCTGCAGGAAAACCCCTAACTGTCATCTTTTCTAACGATCTCCACACCAAACATCTGCAACATGATTGTGATGTGCTAATTAAGGAGACTGGTGAAG ATGTTTTAGCTCAGGAGAATTGTAATGACCAGCCTGTTCCGGCCCAGACTGACCTAGAAATGAAGTTAAACGATGAACTTGCTGATCCGG AAGTTTTAGCTCAGGAGAATTGTAATGACCAGCCTGTTCTTGCTCAGACTGACCTAGAAACTAAGTTAAACGATGAACTTGCTGATCTGGCTATGGAATCAGGTTGTAGCATTACTGAAAGGAATGAAGGGCTTGTTGCTCATAATCTTGATCAAGAAG GTTTCCTTGAAGCAACACCAGAGTGCAAACAGGAATGTGGTTTGCCTGAGGAGACAGTAATTTCCTCAAAAGAAACAGGATCTCTGCTGTGTGCAGATCAATCACCAATTGGTCTGGAATCTTTATTTTCGCAAGAAAGCATAGTTGAATCAGTGGGGCATTGTGCACTTGCTTCAGCAACAACTCATACCGAAAATGGCTTTGATGATTCAAAAGATTGCCATAACAAGTCTGCACTTGAAAATGTTCATGTGCCAGAACCTTGTTCACACAATGATACTAAAGGAGGCATTTTTAAAAATGTTGATTGTATGCATACATCCCAGCGAGATGATAGAATGGAAG gagtaccagaggctaacactgaTGAAGAACATGTTCTGTCAGCCTTTTTGCTGGATGCAAATCACCTAAACGT AGTCATTAATTCTGAAGAAGTGGTTTGTGAGGGTGAAGATAGTAAGGAGCTTCTCCATTCGGAAGACTGTAAAGCTTCATCCGAGAAAACAGATGTGAATG ATGGCAATGTATATGGTATTAGTGATGCTGTAGTGAGATGTGCACTGCATGCTCCAGCCGATGATAATTATGAGATTTTTTTGGGTCCCAATACTGATGTACCACGTCAGGTTTATAATGACGGATGCAGTGATGTCAAAGAAGATCGATTTGCTTCCAAACCCTGGACAATTGATATTATTGAGGATGCCTCTGTCAAAGAAAGATCAAATTTAAAAGATTGGCAACTTGATTCCAAGTTGGAGGGCACAGAAATAGTGGAATCTGGCCTTTACTTCAATAAGGATATTGGTAACATTTTACATAGTGGATCTATTGGTGAAATAACTCCATCTGGTTCTGGTTTATCAAAAGATTCATCTGTGGACTATAGAGGGGAGGTTTTAGATGGCTTCTCAATGGAAGCATCTCTTGAAAGGTCTTCTACACGTGGGGAACAAAATGGTTGTAGACTAG ATGCTATTGAGAATCCTTCAATTACTTTAGCAACTTCTGGTTATAAGCATGAAGGTGCTTTATCTGAGGAAGCAGTGTACACAAAGAAGAATTACGCTGGAACATGCTTGTCAAATCCCAGGGAATTAATCATGGAGCTGCAATCCCATTTCTCAAAGGAAAACATAAATGAATCTGATCCTCATGACAGCCTTGTATTCCCAACTGCTGAAAATTCAGCAGATGAACAGCTGGTTAAAGTACACCATGGTTCTAATCTGTCTCAGTTAGGATTAACTGATCTGTTGGATGGACCAATTGGGTGTTCCAATACCGACGTGTTGTGCCAGTGTGACAATcataaaaatcaatccaatgaggACAAGGTAGAGGAAGTTGAGGCGGTGTCTGCTGCTAAATACATAGAAAGTGAAGTTGTGCTGCTCCCATCTCAAGAGAGATCAAATTTGAATAATGAGCAGCTTAACACCAAGTTGGAAAGCCCAAACATTATGGGATCTTGCCTTAACTGTGATAACGATGTTTGTAATACTTCGGACAATGGATCTGTTTTTGTCATTGGTAAAAGAACTCCATCTGCTTCTGGCTTACCAGAAGATTATCCTAAGGATAGTGACTTGCAACAACCGGTTTTAGATAGCTTCTCAGTGGTTTCATCTTTTCAAGACAATATATCTGGGAAGAAAACTGTTTCTGGTGTAGCAG GCAGTGAGATTCTTTCTTTAAGTTTAGCAACTCCTGATTATAAACATGAAGATGGTTTCTCTGAGGAAGCAGTATGCAGAACAAAGAATTATACTGGAACTTCCTCGGTAGATCCGAGGCATTTAGACATGGAGGGGCACTCTATTTACTCTGAGGGAGGTACTGAAAAATCTAATCTGCAAGATAATCTTGCATTTCTAAGCGCTGAGAGTGGAAAAGATGAACCTATTATTTGCCATGTTGAGAAACTGGTTGACGCACATGCTTCTTCAGATACATACCAAGGTCCTTGTCAAGATCTAGGCAGACATGAAGAACAAGAGAGCTGCATGTCTATTCCTATGCAAGCCAAAGAAAGTGGAG GGGTTTTGAGGTCTAGCCACACGAAAGGGTCAGTTACAGCAGCCCAAATTGATTTGGCAGGTGATGCCCATCTTATTGTGAG TGATAATGCTGCTGCCAAGCAAGTGTTTAGTGAGGAGAAAGAGGAAACaaaatctatctcttcttcagatattgATATCCTTCATGAAAAATCATACTCCAGTGGACACG ATGACCATGCTGCTTGTGCTGCCGAAACTCAGTTCTACCATCCACAGAAAGCATCTATATCTGATGGACTACATTTGGGTCCTAGTTCTTTGCAAGTAGAATCACTGGATGCTTTGGATAGCGATATACTGTATGTTAACACAGGAGTTCTCGAGCAGCATCATAAAGAGGGTTACTATGAACCCAGTGTCTACCAAATCACTTCAGGCATTTGCACAATGTCTGAAGCTGAACCATTCGAAGTTTTAGAAACTGGAAAAGATGTAAAAACGCCATCTAAGCTAGATGAGCAACTTAATCCTGGGTTGGACGGAGATGAAGCTGAGAAACACAGCTTAGACTGTGGTACAGACACCAGTCCTGTGATGAGCAAGAGAACCCTTTCTTCACCAGGATCAG GACCATGCCAGCAGTATGTAAATGAAAGCACCACCAGTACACAGTCGACTGATAATCACCCAAACGACCTACCCGCTCCGAGATCTCCTGAACAATCCGCGTGTTTTCAGAATGACAACGATTCGGGTTCAGTAG GCATTTGTCAAAGCAGCAGGCGAAGAGGTATAGATGAACTTTGCGGTAAGCTGCAGAGTTTCAAAGTTTCCAGCGCCGTAAAAGGAAGCTACGTAGCTATGGGTGCACCTCGTCCGAAGCCTGGGGACAGCACGAGCCGATCTGCAGCCGCGCTGCTCAGGAACATAGAGAACACAACTGCTGTTAAAGCTGGCCGTCCTCCTGTCAAGCCAAACGCCGATGGTAAGGACTCGTCTAGGCGAGCCCTGCAGCCCATAAGCGGAAGGCCTGACAGTAGGTAG